Proteins from one methanogenic archaeon mixed culture ISO4-G1 genomic window:
- a CDS encoding cation diffusion facilitator family transporter, with amino-acid sequence MDSSDRESRIIRTSAIGIVTNISLVAVKMFIGVLSNSIAVMMDAVNNLSDALSSVVTIIGTKLSMRTPDKKHPFGYGRIEYMTALIVAVIVLYAGMTALIESAEHILEPAETDYTTISLVIIAIAVLVKVILGRYTMSVGKATDSGALTASGADALFDAVLSTSVLASALILVTTGISLEAYVGVLISLFIIKSGLEMIKETLDDVLGQRSDPDVARRIKEIVRSEPGVIGAYDLVINNYGPGRDYASIHAEVESSMRAEDIDVLSRKLQVKVLEETGITLTAIGIYSVDVSDPEVLAIRDRILEITSSHDWILEMHGFHVDTVEKTIRFDIVLSFDIDRKDALRTICSEIGEAYPEYRLSVVPDVDVSD; translated from the coding sequence ATGGATTCTTCGGACAGGGAGAGCAGGATCATCCGCACCAGCGCGATAGGTATCGTCACCAACATCAGTCTCGTCGCCGTGAAGATGTTCATCGGAGTCCTGTCCAACTCCATCGCCGTCATGATGGACGCCGTCAACAATCTGTCCGATGCGCTGTCGTCGGTGGTCACCATCATCGGTACAAAACTGTCAATGCGCACCCCCGACAAGAAGCACCCGTTCGGATACGGGAGGATAGAGTACATGACCGCGCTGATCGTCGCGGTCATCGTCCTGTATGCAGGAATGACCGCGCTGATCGAATCCGCCGAACACATTCTCGAACCTGCGGAAACCGATTATACCACCATATCCCTGGTCATCATCGCAATCGCGGTCCTGGTAAAGGTAATCCTGGGGCGGTACACCATGTCCGTCGGGAAGGCGACCGACTCCGGAGCACTGACCGCATCCGGTGCGGACGCCCTCTTCGATGCCGTCCTGTCCACATCGGTCCTAGCATCCGCCCTCATTCTCGTGACCACCGGGATCTCCCTGGAGGCCTACGTCGGTGTCCTGATCTCCCTGTTCATCATCAAATCCGGTCTGGAGATGATCAAGGAGACCCTTGATGACGTCCTCGGCCAGAGATCCGATCCGGATGTGGCCAGGAGGATCAAGGAGATTGTGAGATCGGAACCCGGTGTCATAGGCGCTTACGATCTGGTGATCAACAACTACGGTCCCGGAAGAGATTACGCTTCCATCCATGCTGAGGTGGAATCCTCCATGAGAGCGGAGGACATCGACGTCCTATCCAGGAAGCTCCAGGTCAAGGTGCTCGAGGAGACCGGGATAACCCTGACCGCCATCGGGATATATTCGGTGGACGTGTCCGACCCGGAGGTCCTTGCCATAAGGGACAGGATCCTGGAGATAACCTCGTCGCACGACTGGATCCTGGAGATGCACGGTTTCCATGTGGATACGGTCGAGAAGACGATACGCTTCGACATCGTCCTCAGTTTCGACATCGATCGCAAGGATGCCCTGAGAACCATTTGCTCCGAGATCGGCGAGGCCTATCCTGAATACAGGCTGAGTGTGGTCCCTGACGTTGATGTGTCTGACTGA
- a CDS encoding iron-sulfur cluster assembly protein: MVAITPEAEKFITDLLEKNQKTGYGIKIYVAGFACSGPQFGMSFQEKEAEGEIVDATAKGFKMFYDQDTKKELDECVIEFIDDPNFGTGLTIRNPNFNGCASCGGGCH; this comes from the coding sequence ATGGTAGCGATTACACCTGAAGCAGAGAAGTTCATCACCGATCTGCTCGAGAAGAACCAGAAGACTGGCTACGGAATCAAGATCTACGTTGCGGGCTTCGCATGCTCCGGCCCCCAGTTCGGCATGTCCTTCCAGGAGAAGGAGGCAGAGGGCGAGATCGTCGATGCTACCGCAAAGGGATTCAAGATGTTCTACGACCAGGACACCAAGAAGGAACTGGACGAGTGTGTCATCGAGTTCATCGACGACCCCAACTTCGGAACCGGACTCACGATCCGCAATCCCAACTTCAACGGCTGCGCCTCCTGCGGCGGAGGATGCCACTAA
- a CDS encoding methyltransferase MtaA/CmuA family, whose translation MIDAGHRDCVQAALNHERTERTPVNNFVLATAARSAGVTVDCARWDPKISAKVSVDHAIKTKSDFVKPVLDSQVPYKDLGMKVRFPEDDYGQILEPIATDSEGLDKLALFDPSRASECPSFTKVFVEGLQETARILPEDLHICGLSWGPFTTGGYIMGAENMIMNVFMDPDLVTKLMKKVTGFVADMQAVMLDAGATVMWMADPTSSEDLIAPDMFLDYSAPYIKQVVDKVNKMDNTTPKFVHICGNTLDLIPHMPMTGADCLSFDHAVDPTKAKQAAGKKVSIMGNIDPVEVMMMGTPESITKECYRVIDAAGQDGGFILAPGCETPIQTSDENVLAMGNAARTYWSR comes from the coding sequence ATGATCGATGCGGGACACAGGGATTGTGTTCAGGCAGCCCTGAACCATGAGAGGACCGAAAGGACGCCAGTCAACAACTTCGTTCTGGCCACCGCCGCTCGCAGTGCGGGAGTGACCGTGGACTGTGCCAGGTGGGATCCGAAGATCTCAGCGAAGGTCTCCGTGGACCACGCGATCAAGACGAAATCGGATTTCGTCAAACCCGTGTTGGACTCGCAGGTCCCATACAAGGATCTTGGGATGAAGGTCCGCTTCCCCGAGGATGACTACGGTCAGATTCTGGAACCCATCGCCACGGATTCGGAGGGACTTGATAAACTCGCATTGTTCGACCCTTCGAGGGCGTCCGAGTGCCCCTCGTTCACCAAGGTCTTCGTGGAGGGGTTGCAGGAGACCGCCAGGATACTTCCCGAGGACCTCCACATCTGCGGACTCTCATGGGGTCCGTTCACCACCGGCGGTTACATCATGGGTGCGGAGAACATGATCATGAACGTGTTCATGGACCCGGACCTCGTGACCAAGCTCATGAAGAAGGTAACTGGATTCGTTGCCGATATGCAGGCGGTCATGCTCGATGCCGGTGCAACCGTGATGTGGATGGCCGATCCGACATCCTCGGAGGACCTCATAGCACCAGACATGTTCTTGGACTACTCCGCCCCGTACATCAAACAGGTCGTGGACAAGGTCAACAAGATGGACAACACCACACCGAAGTTCGTCCACATCTGCGGCAACACGCTGGACCTCATCCCCCATATGCCGATGACGGGCGCTGACTGCCTGAGCTTCGACCATGCCGTGGACCCCACGAAGGCCAAGCAGGCCGCCGGTAAGAAGGTGTCCATCATGGGCAACATCGATCCCGTCGAGGTCATGATGATGGGAACACCGGAGTCCATCACGAAGGAATGCTACAGGGTCATCGATGCCGCGGGACAGGACGGAGGGTTCATACTGGCGCCCGGATGCGAGACGCCGATACAGACCTCGGACGAGAACGTGCTGGCCATGGGCAACGCCGCCAGGACTTATTGGTCCAGATGA
- a CDS encoding DEAD/DEAH box helicase, translated as MSHVVHPFIVPDRVEERSYQTSMAAGCIAFNTLLILPTGLGKTIIALRVAAEFVDKGKVLIMAPTKPLLDQHLDTFTNLMVGHSVCVISGTVAPEKRVGMVRDNDVIIATPQTVANDLEEGRYSMDAFSLVIFDEAHRGTGDYAYVKVSEYCNKGIRRVGMTASPGYNINHIKEVCVNLGLKRIDTRSEDDRDVAPYVHDTYVINLRLNLPEDLLDIIDLLKRQMNHYVGELIALRLMNPNRPPSRTHFLDIQRMLQMRLQGGEETALIYRGLALTAMCMKVYHAIMLAETQGVTPLKLYLKKIEDEAAQEKKGRSAKDIVSRKEYVQMRSIVDYTNVEHPKVSKIMSIVSKTLIDDPDSKVMVFTQYRDTCDMIVGKLSAINGAKVGKLVGQSGKGLKQKEQIEILDRLRSGELNVIVATSVGEEGLDISSTNAVIFYEPVPSEIRTIQRKGRTGRKNDGDVYVLIATGTMDEAAESTSRRKEETMRASLMRLNMELSTGHPIISDTSQSNLDFY; from the coding sequence ATGAGTCACGTCGTCCACCCATTCATCGTGCCCGACAGGGTCGAGGAGCGCAGCTATCAGACCAGCATGGCCGCCGGCTGCATTGCCTTCAACACCCTGCTCATCCTGCCCACGGGTCTTGGTAAGACGATCATCGCACTCCGTGTGGCGGCGGAGTTCGTGGACAAGGGAAAGGTGCTGATCATGGCACCGACGAAGCCCCTGCTGGACCAGCATCTCGACACATTCACGAACCTGATGGTTGGCCACAGCGTATGCGTCATCAGCGGTACGGTTGCCCCGGAGAAGAGGGTCGGCATGGTGAGGGACAACGATGTCATCATCGCGACGCCCCAGACGGTGGCCAACGACCTCGAGGAGGGAAGATACAGCATGGATGCCTTCTCCCTGGTGATATTCGATGAGGCGCACAGGGGCACGGGGGACTACGCGTACGTCAAGGTCTCAGAATACTGTAACAAGGGAATCCGCCGCGTCGGCATGACCGCCTCCCCTGGTTACAACATCAACCATATCAAAGAGGTCTGTGTAAACCTCGGCCTGAAGCGCATCGACACCAGGTCAGAGGACGACAGGGACGTTGCACCTTATGTTCACGACACCTATGTGATAAACCTCAGGCTGAACCTGCCGGAGGACCTGTTGGACATCATCGATCTGCTGAAGAGGCAGATGAACCACTATGTCGGGGAGCTGATCGCTCTGAGGCTCATGAATCCCAACCGCCCCCCTTCGAGGACCCACTTTCTGGACATACAGAGGATGCTCCAGATGAGGCTGCAGGGAGGGGAGGAGACCGCACTGATCTACAGGGGTCTGGCACTCACGGCGATGTGCATGAAGGTGTACCATGCGATCATGCTCGCCGAGACACAGGGTGTGACCCCTCTCAAACTGTATCTGAAGAAGATAGAGGACGAGGCAGCCCAGGAGAAGAAGGGCAGGAGCGCCAAGGACATCGTCAGCCGCAAGGAGTACGTCCAGATGCGGAGCATCGTGGACTACACCAACGTGGAGCATCCGAAGGTCTCCAAGATCATGTCGATCGTCAGCAAGACGCTCATCGACGATCCGGATTCGAAGGTCATGGTGTTCACCCAGTACCGCGACACCTGCGACATGATCGTCGGGAAGCTCTCGGCGATCAACGGCGCGAAGGTAGGGAAGCTGGTCGGACAGTCCGGGAAGGGGCTCAAGCAGAAGGAGCAGATCGAGATCCTGGACAGGCTTCGCAGCGGTGAGCTCAACGTCATCGTCGCCACATCCGTCGGAGAGGAGGGGCTGGACATCTCCAGCACCAACGCCGTCATATTCTACGAGCCGGTCCCGTCGGAGATAAGGACGATCCAGAGGAAGGGCCGTACGGGCAGGAAGAACGACGGGGACGTGTACGTGCTGATCGCCACCGGCACCATGGACGAGGCGGCGGAGAGCACCAGCAGGAGGAAGGAGGAGACCATGCGCGCCAGCCTGATGAGGCTGAACATGGAGCTGAGCACAGGCCATCCGATCATCTCGGACACCTCCCAGTCCAATTTGGATTTCTACTGA
- a CDS encoding carboxymuconolactone decarboxylase family protein yields MQEDPELREATDRIIKAIEEAYGFVPVVNQVLSERPDMFVPSAEFSQAVLDRKDGAIPRKERFLCAVSAAAAVGGEYCLKVQIKHAKEAGATKDEVLESIMIGSYMSMTRSQSYALRAYADAFGIEYK; encoded by the coding sequence ATGCAGGAAGATCCCGAGCTACGCGAGGCCACGGACAGGATAATCAAAGCGATTGAGGAGGCGTACGGATTCGTTCCAGTCGTCAACCAGGTCCTAAGCGAGAGACCGGACATGTTCGTCCCGTCGGCAGAATTCAGCCAGGCCGTGCTGGACAGGAAGGACGGCGCCATACCGAGGAAGGAGAGGTTCCTGTGCGCAGTCTCCGCCGCGGCAGCGGTCGGAGGGGAGTACTGTCTCAAGGTCCAGATCAAGCACGCCAAGGAGGCGGGAGCCACCAAGGATGAGGTCCTGGAGAGCATCATGATCGGATCGTACATGTCGATGACCCGCTCCCAGTCCTACGCGCTTAGGGCGTATGCTGACGCGTTCGGCATTGAGTACAAGTGA
- a CDS encoding ATP-dependent DNA ligase, which produces MLYSELADTFDRLEATGSRLEMTSILADFIRGVDKKELRNIIYLSOGKLHPDFVAKELGMADKLVLKAISFTSGTPDSQAEELWIKTGDPGEVAEKLISKKKQMTLFAEELTVDRVYKGLTAIQDAEGKDSQEKKMKLLANMLHDSGPIEARYLCRIVTGRMRVGAGDMTILDALAEAFATKEDRPAIERAFNITCDIGLVAETIAEGGMDAIRDIKVQIGNPIKVMLAERLPSVSEVVARMGGKCAIEYKYDGIRVQAHIGRNSVKLYSRRLEDLTTNFPDIAEALRARCKYGEAIIEGECVAVDPETGFMLPFQAVTHRRKKHGMEEAVKEVSVRIFMFDILFRDGQDMTNIPYLERRSELESSFDIGDKVQMTTMRIVNGPEEGEDFFNNAVAARCEGIMAKSIAPESIYRAGSRGFLWIKYKKDYQQALTDSFDLAVVGAFYGMGKRAGKYGALLMAAFNEDTGRFETVCKLGTGFDDAFLDSMPELLNSGLSQERPRSVDAEMIPDVWFDPTTVLEVVAAEITLSPIHTAARGVLKDDSGLGIRFPRFTGRVRDDKSPEQCTTVGEIIEMYEMQAHDSDGLEN; this is translated from the coding sequence ATGTTGTATTCCGAGCTCGCGGACACGTTCGACAGGCTGGAGGCCACAGGCAGCCGTCTCGAGATGACCAGCATCCTTGCGGACTTCATCAGGGGCGTGGACAAGAAGGAGCTCAGGAACATCATCTACCTTTCATAGGGCAAGCTCCATCCCGACTTCGTCGCCAAGGAACTCGGTATGGCGGACAAGCTGGTCCTGAAGGCCATATCGTTCACATCCGGTACGCCGGATTCGCAGGCCGAGGAGCTCTGGATTAAGACGGGAGATCCCGGGGAGGTTGCAGAGAAGCTCATCTCCAAGAAGAAGCAGATGACATTGTTCGCGGAGGAGCTCACTGTGGACAGGGTCTACAAGGGCCTCACAGCCATCCAGGATGCCGAGGGCAAGGATTCCCAGGAGAAGAAGATGAAGCTCCTGGCCAACATGCTCCACGATTCGGGACCCATCGAGGCCCGCTATCTGTGCAGGATCGTCACCGGGAGGATGAGGGTCGGCGCAGGGGACATGACCATCCTGGACGCTCTGGCCGAAGCCTTCGCAACCAAAGAGGACAGGCCAGCTATCGAGAGGGCGTTCAACATCACATGCGACATCGGACTGGTCGCGGAGACCATCGCCGAGGGCGGCATGGATGCCATCAGGGACATCAAGGTCCAGATCGGGAACCCGATCAAGGTCATGCTCGCGGAGCGTCTGCCGTCGGTATCCGAGGTCGTCGCCAGGATGGGCGGCAAGTGCGCCATAGAGTACAAGTACGACGGGATAAGGGTGCAGGCCCACATCGGGAGGAACTCGGTCAAGCTGTACTCCCGCAGGCTCGAGGACCTGACCACCAATTTCCCGGACATCGCAGAGGCCCTAAGGGCCAGATGCAAGTACGGCGAGGCGATTATCGAAGGTGAATGCGTCGCGGTCGATCCGGAGACCGGATTCATGCTCCCGTTCCAGGCCGTCACCCACCGCAGGAAGAAGCACGGGATGGAGGAGGCCGTCAAGGAGGTCAGCGTCAGGATCTTCATGTTCGACATCCTGTTCCGCGACGGTCAGGACATGACCAACATCCCCTATCTGGAGCGCAGGTCCGAGCTGGAATCGTCCTTCGACATCGGGGACAAGGTCCAGATGACCACCATGAGGATCGTCAACGGCCCCGAGGAGGGAGAGGACTTCTTCAACAACGCCGTCGCGGCCAGATGCGAGGGCATAATGGCAAAGTCCATCGCACCTGAATCCATCTACAGGGCAGGGTCCAGGGGATTCCTGTGGATCAAATACAAGAAGGATTACCAGCAGGCGCTCACGGACTCCTTCGACCTGGCGGTCGTCGGTGCATTCTACGGAATGGGCAAGAGGGCCGGAAAGTACGGCGCCCTTCTGATGGCGGCGTTCAACGAGGACACGGGAAGGTTCGAGACGGTCTGCAAGCTCGGCACGGGATTCGACGACGCGTTCCTGGATTCCATGCCGGAACTTCTAAACTCCGGGCTGTCCCAGGAGAGGCCCAGATCCGTGGATGCGGAGATGATCCCTGACGTCTGGTTCGACCCCACGACCGTATTGGAGGTGGTTGCGGCGGAGATCACCCTCAGTCCGATCCACACCGCCGCAAGGGGCGTCCTCAAGGATGATTCGGGATTGGGCATTAGGTTCCCGAGGTTCACGGGGCGCGTCAGGGACGACAAGTCCCCAGAGCAGTGCACGACGGTCGGCGAGATCATCGAGATGTACGAGATGCAGGCCCACGATTCAGATGGTCTAGAAAATTGA
- a CDS encoding magnesium-translocating P-type ATPase MgtA — protein sequence MKEAASSDVAEIIEKYDSRIEGHYNEELTTSRIKYGENIVSNHNTHAVLRRLYHAFVNVFIIALTIIDIIWLIPGLGYEVGEEPDLVYFVILTTLILVSGTMTFIQETRSSAAASKLINMVTTIITVRRENVETEVDSCDLVVGDILILDTGDVIPADVRIIKSNHLKVDQSALTGESDAATKFTEPVSVTGSILECNNMAFMGTSVMEGSAEAIVIAVGDDTVIGSMAEKLSTKKTKTTYDKGSKAIVKVLLKLMLYTIPPVFIIMIAKAMLSSEGLTMTSFMFAVTFTIVLAIGLMPEMLATIVSTNLAKGSIDLSKRKVIVKDVNSIQNFGAMDVLCSDKTGTLTENRISVESCNDIYGTPNALVERLVCLNSTKLTSATNQIDWAIQEHAENEYLMEELDDYQWIGDVPFDFIRRRATVVVRKGSDPCIMVTKGAVPEILAISDKYLDENGDAQELDDATVSKILGLVEWYSNKGMRVLGVTHRHFSDAKSEYTPSDESGQTFAGFVVFTDPVKRTAKKAIQDLNDYGIKVKVLTGDNEYVSHYVCDQIGIRCDVLDRDIGSIEEFEPEEGKSFIITGPQIDEMSDEVLAKVVEANNVFVRLTPDNKSRIVMALRNNGHCVGLMGDGINDVLAMKNADVSISVDTGTDIAKETASMILLEKDLGILKDGAIEGRKVYVNSIKYVKMIGSINFGYMFSLILATLLFNFSPMGAMMILIFNLINDFACLIIPWDKVEDEFVREPRKWDAINLRNVMFHYGPMCPLTDVMTWCFMIFVIFGSMPLIDTGSGTVFQILDDAGELAVDAYGNYVGAGFDTVGAAILGRAELGGTNVEALFQAIWVIEQYWMQVWAIHIVRTNKMPFYQSWSCKALVVSAIVALIIGTLLPFSGELWAGISEFPMEVFQPDFLAIAGTAMIWMPFIACVYFFGSHMVKKRMLRTHGYFAC from the coding sequence ATGAAGGAAGCGGCGTCATCGGATGTCGCCGAGATCATCGAGAAGTACGACAGCAGGATAGAGGGTCATTACAACGAGGAACTGACGACCTCACGCATCAAGTACGGCGAGAATATCGTTTCGAACCACAACACGCATGCGGTCCTCAGGAGGCTCTACCATGCGTTCGTGAACGTTTTCATCATAGCCCTGACGATCATCGACATCATATGGCTGATCCCGGGGCTCGGTTACGAGGTCGGAGAGGAACCGGATCTCGTCTATTTCGTCATCCTGACCACCCTGATCCTCGTCAGCGGTACCATGACGTTCATCCAGGAGACCCGCAGCAGTGCGGCGGCGTCCAAACTGATCAACATGGTCACCACTATAATCACGGTCCGCCGTGAGAACGTGGAGACGGAGGTGGACTCCTGCGATCTGGTCGTCGGGGACATCCTAATCCTCGATACCGGGGATGTCATCCCGGCGGACGTCAGGATCATCAAATCCAACCACCTGAAGGTGGACCAGTCCGCACTGACCGGGGAGTCCGATGCGGCCACAAAGTTCACGGAGCCCGTCAGTGTCACTGGGAGCATCCTCGAATGCAACAACATGGCATTCATGGGGACGAGCGTCATGGAAGGTTCCGCAGAGGCGATAGTCATCGCCGTCGGTGACGATACGGTCATCGGTTCGATGGCCGAGAAATTATCCACCAAGAAGACCAAGACCACCTACGACAAGGGGAGCAAGGCCATCGTCAAGGTCCTGCTCAAGCTGATGCTCTACACCATCCCGCCGGTCTTCATAATCATGATCGCCAAGGCCATGCTCAGCTCCGAGGGGCTCACCATGACCAGCTTCATGTTCGCGGTCACATTCACCATAGTCCTCGCCATCGGTCTCATGCCCGAGATGCTGGCGACCATAGTCTCCACGAACCTGGCCAAGGGTTCAATAGACCTGTCCAAGCGCAAGGTCATCGTGAAGGACGTGAACTCGATTCAGAACTTCGGTGCGATGGACGTCCTCTGTTCGGACAAGACAGGAACGCTCACCGAGAACAGGATCTCCGTAGAGTCATGCAACGACATCTATGGGACGCCTAACGCCCTGGTCGAGAGACTGGTGTGCCTGAACAGCACGAAGCTCACATCGGCAACGAACCAGATCGACTGGGCCATCCAGGAGCATGCCGAGAACGAGTACCTGATGGAGGAGCTGGACGACTACCAGTGGATCGGCGATGTGCCGTTCGATTTCATCAGGAGAAGGGCCACCGTCGTGGTCAGGAAGGGAAGCGACCCCTGCATCATGGTCACCAAGGGGGCGGTCCCGGAGATTCTGGCAATTTCTGACAAGTACCTCGACGAGAACGGGGACGCTCAGGAGCTGGACGATGCAACGGTCAGCAAGATCCTGGGCCTGGTCGAGTGGTACAGCAACAAGGGGATGCGTGTCCTGGGAGTCACCCACAGGCATTTCAGCGATGCGAAATCCGAATACACCCCGTCCGACGAATCGGGACAGACATTCGCGGGATTCGTCGTGTTCACCGACCCTGTCAAGAGGACCGCAAAGAAGGCCATACAGGACCTGAACGATTACGGGATTAAGGTCAAGGTCCTCACCGGGGACAACGAATACGTCTCCCACTACGTGTGCGACCAGATCGGGATCAGATGCGATGTCCTGGACAGGGACATCGGATCCATCGAGGAGTTCGAGCCGGAGGAAGGGAAGTCATTCATCATCACCGGCCCACAGATCGACGAGATGTCCGACGAGGTCCTCGCCAAGGTCGTGGAGGCCAACAACGTGTTCGTCAGGCTCACACCGGACAACAAGTCCCGTATCGTCATGGCGCTGCGCAACAACGGCCACTGCGTCGGGCTGATGGGTGACGGCATCAACGACGTCCTGGCGATGAAGAACGCCGACGTCAGCATATCCGTCGACACCGGTACCGACATAGCCAAGGAGACTGCCAGCATGATCCTTCTGGAGAAGGATCTGGGCATCCTCAAGGACGGTGCCATCGAGGGAAGGAAGGTCTACGTCAACTCGATCAAGTACGTGAAGATGATCGGATCCATCAACTTCGGTTATATGTTCTCGCTGATCCTGGCGACGCTCCTGTTCAACTTCTCGCCCATGGGCGCGATGATGATCCTGATCTTCAACCTCATCAACGACTTCGCGTGCCTGATCATCCCGTGGGACAAGGTGGAGGACGAGTTCGTCAGGGAACCGCGCAAATGGGATGCGATAAACCTGAGGAACGTCATGTTCCATTACGGTCCGATGTGCCCGCTGACCGATGTCATGACATGGTGCTTCATGATCTTCGTGATATTCGGATCGATGCCGCTGATCGACACGGGAAGCGGTACGGTCTTCCAGATCCTGGACGATGCCGGGGAGTTAGCGGTGGACGCATACGGCAACTATGTCGGTGCGGGATTCGACACCGTCGGTGCGGCCATACTCGGTCGCGCGGAGCTCGGCGGAACGAACGTGGAGGCATTGTTCCAGGCCATCTGGGTCATAGAGCAGTACTGGATGCAGGTCTGGGCGATCCACATAGTGCGTACCAACAAGATGCCGTTCTACCAGTCCTGGTCTTGCAAGGCCCTCGTGGTGTCCGCCATCGTAGCATTGATCATCGGGACCCTGCTGCCGTTCAGCGGAGAGCTCTGGGCAGGCATATCGGAGTTCCCGATGGAGGTATTCCAGCCCGACTTCCTCGCCATAGCCGGAACCGCCATGATCTGGATGCCCTTCATCGCCTGCGTGTACTTCTTCGGGAGCCACATGGTCAAGAAGCGCATGCTCAGGACGCACGGGTACTTCGCCTGCTGA